The proteins below come from a single Azospirillum thiophilum genomic window:
- a CDS encoding sulfatase-like hydrolase/transferase yields MTEGTATAQPNILMIVVDQYRYPRFSYGPDGGMAEPLKQILGFRGPADVGDNDYARYFPGLTRLRRNAVALHNHTIASSACTPSRAVMFTGQYGTRTGVTQTDGMFKDGNAPHFPWLRADGYPTLGHWMRAIGYSSHYFGKWHVSDPPGHSLDRFGFADWELSYPEPHGAAINNLGIYRDPGFADNACLFLRRRGLAQPYNYGTSADEARIGDGTQATDAAKRPWFAVMSFTNPHDIATYPTVISQALPPTAAQDSSRKSQPVFGPLDVPDQGQASHMPVEGTMTIPLNPQGFPQDCAGTIPTWNEDLSTKPSCQFDAAYKIGLALSAKASHGAVSAGGGNDKEADTGIGEDEWAAAVALALKFSIPFQLSEDPEGYSIRFLQFYAWLHSQVDPQIDRVLQTLEDTGQAENTIVLFVADHGELGAAHNMMLEKWHVAYQEAVHVPMVVRFPQSMRKDGTLRHVDAVTSHADLVPTVLGLTGVGRDVLVEAEAGLSERHSMAPLPGVDLTPVLKAPGTAVTYPDGTEREGVLFITDDEVTQTAAGGERDYHEAYEVYCRTVEAVRNGAFSIKGVPDLAPGPVRQPNHIRCVRTKDAKLVRYFDPSNESRQEWEMYDLARDPNEAINLVQVTGQTPIAREDLENLPPWFDCATVQADADHLAALLAELETRDLAIPEAQVVAA; encoded by the coding sequence ATGACTGAAGGCACCGCCACTGCGCAACCCAATATCCTGATGATCGTCGTCGACCAGTACCGGTATCCACGCTTCTCCTATGGTCCCGATGGCGGGATGGCTGAGCCGCTGAAACAGATCCTGGGGTTCCGGGGCCCTGCGGATGTCGGCGACAACGACTACGCCCGGTATTTCCCCGGCCTGACCCGCCTGCGCAGGAATGCAGTGGCCCTGCACAACCATACCATCGCGTCCAGCGCCTGCACCCCCAGTCGGGCGGTGATGTTCACCGGCCAGTACGGCACCCGGACCGGCGTGACCCAGACCGACGGCATGTTCAAGGACGGCAACGCGCCGCACTTCCCGTGGCTCCGGGCCGACGGCTATCCCACCCTGGGCCATTGGATGCGGGCGATCGGCTACTCCTCCCATTATTTCGGCAAATGGCATGTCAGCGATCCGCCCGGCCATTCGCTGGACCGCTTCGGCTTCGCCGATTGGGAACTGTCCTATCCCGAACCCCATGGGGCGGCCATCAACAATCTGGGCATCTACCGCGACCCTGGGTTCGCCGACAACGCGTGCCTGTTCCTGCGCCGTCGCGGGCTGGCGCAGCCTTACAATTACGGGACTTCGGCGGACGAGGCGCGTATCGGCGACGGTACCCAGGCGACCGATGCGGCCAAGCGTCCCTGGTTCGCGGTGATGTCCTTCACCAACCCCCACGACATCGCCACCTATCCGACGGTGATCTCCCAGGCATTGCCCCCGACTGCCGCACAGGATTCGTCCCGAAAGAGCCAGCCGGTGTTCGGTCCGCTCGATGTCCCCGACCAGGGGCAGGCATCGCACATGCCGGTCGAAGGCACCATGACGATACCGCTCAATCCGCAGGGGTTCCCCCAGGACTGTGCCGGCACCATCCCCACCTGGAACGAGGATCTGTCGACCAAGCCGTCCTGCCAGTTCGACGCGGCCTACAAGATCGGGCTCGCCCTGTCCGCCAAGGCGAGCCACGGCGCCGTCAGCGCCGGCGGCGGCAACGACAAGGAGGCCGATACCGGAATCGGGGAGGACGAATGGGCGGCCGCGGTGGCCTTGGCCCTCAAATTCTCCATCCCGTTCCAGCTTTCCGAAGACCCGGAGGGCTACAGCATCCGGTTCCTGCAATTCTATGCCTGGCTGCATTCGCAGGTCGACCCCCAGATCGACCGCGTACTCCAGACTCTGGAGGACACCGGTCAGGCCGAGAATACCATCGTGCTTTTCGTGGCCGACCACGGCGAGTTGGGCGCCGCCCATAACATGATGCTGGAAAAGTGGCATGTCGCCTATCAGGAGGCGGTGCATGTGCCGATGGTCGTGCGGTTTCCGCAGTCGATGCGCAAGGATGGCACGCTGAGGCATGTGGATGCCGTGACCAGCCACGCCGACCTCGTGCCGACCGTTCTGGGGCTGACCGGTGTCGGGCGGGACGTCCTGGTCGAGGCGGAAGCCGGACTGTCCGAACGGCACAGCATGGCGCCGCTGCCCGGCGTCGATTTGACCCCGGTGCTGAAGGCACCCGGCACGGCGGTCACCTACCCCGATGGAACGGAACGCGAAGGGGTGCTGTTCATCACGGACGACGAGGTGACCCAAACCGCGGCAGGCGGCGAACGCGATTATCATGAGGCGTACGAGGTCTATTGCCGCACGGTGGAGGCCGTCCGCAACGGCGCCTTCAGCATCAAGGGGGTGCCGGATTTGGCCCCTGGCCCGGTGCGTCAGCCCAACCACATCCGGTGCGTACGCACCAAGGACGCCAAGCTGGTCCGCTATTTCGACCCGTCGAACGAAAGCCGGCAGGAATGGGAGATGTATGATCTCGCCAGGGATCCGAACGAAGCGATCAATCTGGTGCAGGTGACGGGACAGACTCCGATCGCGCGCGAGGATCTGGAAAACCTGCCCCCATGGTTCGACTGTGCGACGGTCCAGGCCGACGCCGACCATCTCGCCGCTCTGCTGGCGGAGTTGGAAACGCGCGACTTGGCGATCCCGGAAGCGCAGGTAGTGGCAGCGTAA
- a CDS encoding entericidin A/B family lipoprotein, producing MTTVKKFAMLAILGSLLGTTLAACNTVEGAGQDVQAGGRAIERGADNVQKKM from the coding sequence ATGACCACCGTCAAGAAGTTCGCCATGCTCGCCATCCTCGGCTCGCTGCTGGGCACCACGCTGGCCGCCTGCAACACCGTCGAAGGCGCCGGCCAGGACGTTCAGGCCGGCGGCCGCGCCATCGAACGCGGCGCCGACAACGTCCAGAAGAAGATGTAA
- the lpdA gene encoding dihydrolipoyl dehydrogenase produces MAESTFDVVVVGGGPGGYVCAIRAAQLGFKVACVEKRGTLGGTCLNVGCIPSKALLAASEKFEEAAHGLAKFGIKVGGVELDLPGMLSHKDKVVKDNVGGIEFLFKKNKVTWLKGAGKITAANTVEVEGVGTVTASKAIVIATGSEVTPLPGIAIDEKRVVSSTGALDLAEVPKHLVVIGGGVIGLELGSVWGRLGAKVTVVEFLDRVLPTMDGELSKQAQRIFAKQGMDFKLSTKVTGATVTETGVTLMVEPAAGGAAQTIEADTVLVAIGRRPYTEGLGLEAVGVELDRGRVKIDGHFQSSVPGIYAIGDVVVGPMLAHKAEEEGVALAEQLAGQKSHVNHDLVPGVVYTWPEVAAVGKTEEQLKAAGVAYKAGKFPFTANGRARASATTDGFVKILSDAATDQVLGVHMIGPNVSEMIGELVLAMEFSASAEDIARTCHAHPTLSEAVKEAALAVDGRPLHI; encoded by the coding sequence ATGGCTGAAAGCACTTTTGACGTCGTCGTGGTGGGCGGCGGTCCCGGCGGGTATGTCTGCGCGATCCGTGCGGCGCAGCTCGGTTTCAAGGTCGCCTGCGTCGAAAAGCGCGGGACCCTCGGCGGCACCTGCCTGAACGTCGGCTGCATCCCGTCCAAGGCTCTGCTGGCGGCGTCGGAGAAGTTCGAGGAGGCGGCCCACGGCCTGGCCAAGTTCGGCATCAAGGTCGGCGGCGTCGAACTCGACCTGCCGGGCATGCTGTCCCACAAGGACAAGGTCGTTAAGGACAATGTCGGCGGCATCGAATTCCTGTTCAAGAAGAACAAGGTCACCTGGCTGAAGGGCGCCGGCAAGATCACCGCCGCCAACACGGTCGAGGTCGAAGGCGTCGGCACCGTCACCGCGTCGAAGGCCATCGTCATCGCCACCGGGTCGGAAGTCACCCCGCTGCCGGGCATCGCCATCGACGAGAAGCGCGTGGTGTCCTCCACCGGCGCGCTGGACCTGGCCGAGGTGCCGAAGCATCTGGTGGTCATCGGCGGCGGCGTGATCGGGCTGGAGCTGGGCTCCGTCTGGGGCCGCCTGGGCGCCAAGGTGACGGTGGTCGAGTTCCTCGACCGCGTGCTGCCGACGATGGACGGCGAGCTGTCGAAACAGGCCCAGCGCATCTTCGCCAAGCAGGGCATGGACTTCAAGCTGAGCACCAAGGTGACCGGCGCGACCGTGACCGAGACCGGCGTGACCCTGATGGTCGAGCCCGCCGCCGGCGGCGCGGCCCAGACCATCGAGGCCGACACCGTGCTGGTCGCCATCGGCCGCCGCCCCTACACCGAAGGGCTGGGGCTGGAAGCGGTCGGCGTCGAGCTGGATCGCGGCCGCGTCAAGATCGACGGCCATTTCCAGAGCAGCGTCCCCGGCATCTACGCCATCGGCGACGTGGTGGTCGGCCCGATGCTGGCCCACAAGGCCGAGGAGGAGGGCGTCGCGCTCGCCGAGCAGTTGGCCGGCCAGAAGAGCCATGTCAACCACGACCTGGTTCCCGGCGTCGTCTACACCTGGCCGGAAGTCGCCGCCGTCGGCAAGACCGAAGAGCAGCTGAAGGCCGCGGGCGTTGCCTACAAGGCCGGCAAGTTCCCGTTCACGGCGAACGGCCGCGCACGCGCCAGCGCCACGACCGACGGCTTCGTGAAGATCCTGTCGGATGCCGCCACCGATCAGGTGCTGGGCGTCCACATGATCGGCCCGAACGTGTCGGAGATGATCGGCGAGCTGGTGCTGGCCATGGAGTTCAGCGCGTCGGCCGAGGACATCGCCCGCACCTGCCATGCCCACCCGACCCTGTCGGAAGCGGTCAAGGAAGCTGCCCTGGCGGTGGACGGGCGTCCGCTGCACATCTGA